ATTTTCCATAATTAACCTGAAATAGCTTATTATCTTTGCTCCTTTATTGTATCCAAACTGACCGAAGTCATTCTCCTACAGTCTATACTACCAAAAAAATTAGCAAGAAACAAACGTTAAATTGTGTAGAGAAACGGTGATATGAAGAGATTTATTGTATATAATTTCATTAAATAGCAGCAGTAGTATATTGTTCTAAGAAACAAATTTTTAATATATTGATCTTCCCTTTAGCGCAGTATCATTGCTTCTTACAAACCAAACCATACCCCTTAAAATATATTTTATTAATGGTAGTATGAACTAAATATTACATGAGCCACTAGCGTCTGCTGTATCCTCCAATAAACACGCTGTACTTTTTTGAGACTAACGATCTCGAAACTGCGGCTAATAATTTCTTTTAATATTCCACAAACTGCTCAATGTTTGACACATAATTCCATCATTATTATCAAGCATTTAAAAATGCTCAAGGTTAATTTTTTAAAAGACACCTAAGGGTTGTCTTTTTATATTTACATTATAGAGGTTTGTCCTACATTCATTGACTTATGAAGGATAGCATGTTATAATTATTTGGTTCTAATGGTTAGGTTATGAATTTTCCCTCTCTCGTTAAATTGGTTAGGGAATAAATTTTATTTTTTCCTATACCAATGGAGCTAAAAAAATCGAGGGAGTGTTTTCATGTATCAAGATCGCTATCTGACATGTCGTGACTGCGGCTGTGAATTCGTCTTCTCTGCATCGGAACAAGAATTCTTTGCGGAGAAAGGATTTACGAATGACCCGGGACGTTGCCCGGATTGTCGCGCAGCACGCAAAAATCAGAATCGTCGGACTGATAATCGCCAAAACCGCCAGATGTATCCGGCGATATGTGCGAACTGCAATAAGGAAACCCAGGTTCCCTTTCAACCAAGCGGAGACCGGCCTGTTTATTGCAGCGATTGCTTCCGGCAAATATCAAACCGCTAATACAAGAAGAAGGGGTAGTTTAACTGCTCCTTCTTCTTTTACATGTATTTGCCTCATTTGATTTTTTATTCTTTTTCCGATGAGTTTTCCTTCGCTAATGCCGCCTTCAATAAATCGCCCAAATTATTTCCAATAGAGCCATGGTCACTGTAGCGGGCAATTAATTTTTGGTTGGCTCTACTGGCTCCTTTTGAGCTCTTATAACCGAATTCATCCTGTTTTTCAGGCTGCCGGTGACCACAGGCCCGGTCCTGACAGATCAGCATTTTTCCCCTTTTACCATT
This region of Pelotomaculum schinkii genomic DNA includes:
- a CDS encoding zinc-ribbon domain containing protein, producing the protein MYQDRYLTCRDCGCEFVFSASEQEFFAEKGFTNDPGRCPDCRAARKNQNRRTDNRQNRQMYPAICANCNKETQVPFQPSGDRPVYCSDCFRQISNR